From the Plectropomus leopardus isolate mb chromosome 20, YSFRI_Pleo_2.0, whole genome shotgun sequence genome, the window gtatttttttgcaaaaatcaaatatgaatcgCTTTCCATTTTCCTCAGAACCCAGCAACTACCAGCATCAAAGGGcacactgcattttgttttccacactTATTTTGGTTGTTCCACCATTGCCGCTAAAGGGGATAGGAACCGTAATGAATCCTCTGGTAACTGGGGATGAATAACAAGAGCttgttggaaaaataaaagcGCTATcctcttcttattttctggAAGACTGGACTCAGAGGCAGACAGAATTACAAAGTCCAAACAAAGCTTACGGGGAACTAATCTAAATGCCAATGATGCCATTATTCTatacattgtgcaatcaacatttactttataATGATAATTTAGAGCGAATAAGTTGCACATCACCACTTTAGTTCAAAACACAGTTGTAAAATTTcccaattttgaaaaaaggtaGGTacaattcttaaaaataaacaatgtaaattttgttattaaacttttttaaaaagttgccaatctctatttttttaactcttaCATACATAGATGACTTCTAAAATCCAATATATCTTATATTAACTACAGTACACAACATTTTATTCCTACTGTAATACTTACAGTGACTACTTCATGAATCATTATCACTGACAGTTTACATTTCCATGAATATTCCCATTGGGCAAGAGATATCTTACAGAAAAATTATatcaatatattaaaatgttttttctgagTTCAACTTAGACACAGCAACAACACgttttgaggaaaaaatgatagtgttttaaaagtccctaatttgatttctttcaatgcTTTTAAATCCATTTTGAAAGAATCATTGGGGTATCAAtaatcaaactgacattttggaTATGTGGCTTGTACAGCAATTTGTTCCTTGGaaggttttgttgttgttttttaaattttgtcttcACTTATTTTACCCCATGCTGCTGCCTAACTTGGCCAAGACGCCGATTAAAAAGAAGAGTTAAGAAAACATGATAACAGTTTTAAGTCACCTTGTGGGCAACATTTAAACGGTAATAAACTCATTTAATTGAATTTGTGACAGGTCCATTTGTGAGGTGCTCGGAAGGTGAGCACGTGGTAGTTAATTATCCCAAACATTTTTAGTCGCAGTGCGTGAACATGTGGaagttaataaataaactcTAATGACACTCACCTAAAAGCAGCAACTTCAACTCCCGCTGAGAGTCTGATTTATCACGACGAAGCTGTTTCTCTATTTCTCGGTGTACTCGGAGTTTCTCCGCTTGTTCGGCAGGCAGGCAGCACTCCTCCATTGTTGCACGAGCCGCTGTTAGTTTAAGTGCGCCACAGTTTATCACGGGGATTACTGAAATGAatggaaaatgatttttgtcGAAACTTTCAGGGGAACGTGTGTCCCGGAACAGGTGGCTGAGCGACGTTCAGCAGCCATTGTTCCCCGTGCAGGATCCGGTTCAGGTGCATTCCTCGCTCCGGAGGAGGCGGGCGGATGGATGGGCAGGTTCTGACTGACAGGAAACGCGAGTTCCGCTCCTGTGTGTCTGCTATAGGTCCAAACTCCCACGAGCCACATAATTTGAAACACCCCACAATAAGGTCAAAAACATAATGGAGGTGCAATAACTACACTAAACACCTAATGACGTGATTACACTTTAAATCCCTGGGCAAAGTGgtgtgatttatttgaaaaaataaaataagttaaaaaaaaaaaaacaacaacacggGGGACAAGAAATTgtgcaacttggtaaaaaatagtccacaaatttcaagaaactagtacatttaggaaaaaaatatttggtaaaaaaagaacatatttacatatattattacatattatatacatactatacatatattacatatttaaaattattttaaatacttgtaatttttttttcaacttttttacgcctttttttgaatttcttttgcTAACAGCTTTTTTACCTCTTAAgtttctttttgctttcttcccatgttttaaaataaatcaagccaatttacccaggtttcaaagggttaaacaatgattaaaaattaTTCCCCTCTGAATGTTTATTATAAATTGTTTATTTGAGTCATTATTCTCGCATTACAGCAGTTTTTATGAGGGAAATAgtgatttgacatttttggctgtttctgtCATACAGACAAATCAATTGATCAAAGAATCACattaatattgaaaataattgttagttgcagcccttgtATACACTAGGATGTACGGTGGATAATTTCTTGTGTTTGCATGCAGAATGATAGACTTGCTGGATCTGGATTGAATAAAACCTAAAAGGGATCAATAAAGACCCTGTTTACCCTCATGCCTCATGTCATGTACTGCTGCCACATTACTTTGTGTCTGTTCTCCTTAAAAAATAAGAGTACCTTGCCGCACTATATATCCCTGTGTACAACACTAAAACTATGGATCCCTAACAGAAGTGCTGCTGCAGCCTCCAGCCAGATGGATGTATCACAGAGGAGGATTTCAGGACCAACACTGGTCCAGATGAGCTGATGGAGCAGCCAAGAAGACAAACACTTGAATGGTAAACCATCAGTGTACTGGAGCTGGTTagtaaacacacagagacaaagaaaaactgagCAGCAAATGTCTATTCATTAACACcaatcacattaaaaacacgAAGACTGCATTAAGATATCGCAGTGACAGTGAAATCGAACCATGAATTAAACCGTTCAGACTAGGCTGTAATTATTTCtaacaagaagaaaaaggggTCGTGTAAACATTAGTGCCATGGATGTGCTCTCATTAGctttttattcatgcatttcATACCCttgaacaggaaaaaaaaaagatcaggaATGCACTAGTGTAATACTCCAGAGATTATTTAACATGGTAGTCTCTTCAGCAGTTAGCCTTTAAACACTGACCTTGATGCAGGCAAGGGTGAAAATTGTGTACCATTAATGTACCGTTATATTTACATTCAGATAAATAATGGGGCAGATTCTACAGCCATTTTTAggcaagaaaatgacttaaagtaGTCCCTGAACTGCATGAACGCTTGATTCTACAGCGTTGACAAAATAAAGACGTGACAGCAGGATTCCctttaaaatctgttaaattacattaataaaaaaaaattaatgctgTGCTCACAAAAAAAGTGGTTTAAGACTAAATAATGCCATCACAGataaatgcaaagtgaaaagTCTTTTGAAATGAGGTTATGGAAATGATATAACACCCAACTAAGTGACGGACACATACAGCATATCAGCACAAATAGCAAAGTAAATGTACACATTAGTGTTAATTATTACTCCATTTCCCCTTAAGTCAAGACTCAAACTAAGCATTTCGagtattttaaacagttttcaacttaaaaaaaaaacaaaaaaatgataaactaCGACAAACTGGGGTTAGTGATGTGATGTGCTGCATTGCAGTTAGTCTACATTCACTTCCACCGATTCCCTGAAGGAGAGACCTAGTACATTACAAGTCCTCGGAGGCTTTTGAGGCCACTAAAATACTTTCCCCCCTCTCAATCCATCCACGTGCATTTATACCGCTACTGCTCATTCGCAATGAGTTCCATAAATTTCAGAGTGCATACTATAATAGACTCCTTACTAAGGCAGTGCTTTAATTGTTAGGACACACTTCATTATAGCTGGAGACATCCATTTCCAAAGAGCCTAACAGGAAAATTTGAAATACATCAGTAGTACAGTCATTTGGCGACAAGCTCTGTAGCTTCTCAATTTCCTGTTGTGGATTATAGCGTTCAGCAGCAGTGTGAGGCAAACTGAATCACCGCAGAGCTCTCCGGACTGCCAGCTGTACAAAGCCGATTGAATTACAGCGGCAACACGTCCGTTTTAAACCAAATTGTAGACTTCCAGGTTGGTGTGCAAGATGTGGTCCTTCACCGCGCTGAAGACAAATCGAATGTTGTCTGTGTCGGTGGCACAGGTGAAGTGGGagtagatgatttttttctcgtTTGGATTGAGACTGACAAACATATCCAGGATGAATTGTTTTCCTGCCTTGACGTCCCGCTGGGGACCTGgtggagggagacagagggcaGGAACAGCACATGAAGGTCACTGTAGTATTTTCAGTAGTTACATAAAAGCTCAGGAATATAAGACAGGCTAGAGCTAGAATATCAAATGGTTGCATGCAACATTTAAGTGAGACTATGTGActtttgaaagagaaaataacacaaactttAACAATTTAATAACTCCTGCAACAGCTGTATGACCACAGACTACACTCAATACTGGACagcatgacagctccccaaaagtgaagtcAAAACATCTCAAcagccccctggtggctggctgcaatTTAATTCATAAACCCTGCCCTCTCTATATCAGCAGACGGGACGTGgacaaaactggaagatggtttctgtcattttaggtgtTTCTGATGACACTGATGTTTGTTGAGGTGTTAATTTTTGgataaatctgattttaaattgttttttgattattaaaaaagaggGTTTGAAGCCattattgacagctgtgtgtacCAATCACTGTGTTCGCGTTCAATGGTGCCGCTCGTCACTGGTCGGCACGGTGTGTGGGTGGCAACCCAATACCACAAAGATCCCTATGCGCAGACTCCAGCTCTGAATGAAGTCACCAGTGCAGTTTTGGCTTCGTTTTCTTTaagtgggaggaagtggagactTGTTGTCTATCTTTATAGTcagttatatatataaagcCTGTGCAAATACTCAGCAGGTCAGCTACACAGTAATATTGCTGGTTAACGATAACATCAGCCACTATAAAATACTGGTCATACCAGACCACGGTGGGCTGCagcagcaaaatttaaataaactaagattgtgttgtgttgcttaacatttttttcatctgtacAAGAAAGACATTTCTTTCAGGAGGgaatcatattttttcttttaaaaaaatgtcacatcaaAGACACAGCTATCCCGAACAGATTTTTAATTAAGGTGTTGCATTCAAACCATAAACACCATAATGCTCAGCTGCATTTCTAGAATTCACTTTTCTTCTTACCATCATATTCAGGGAAGTAGTCGACCAAATGTGAATGCATGATTTTCTCCTCCAGTAAATCGATCTTGTTGAGGAACAAGATGACTGAGGACTCTTTGAACCACTTGTAAGTTATGATTGTCCGGAACAAGGCCATGCTTTCCTCCATGCGATTCTGTGAATGAACACgtgacaaaaaacattaaagcatgaGCAGAAATATGGAACCAGACATAGTGTTAGACAGCAGTACTTCAGCAGTGATTGCATGTGTGAGCAAACTCAATTGGCTGTAATTTCATCAAGTGAGCGAGCCGCTCTGAGTGGTGCACGCTGCTGAACAGAGCGACTAAAGAGCTCCCCCTGCAGATGCTCTTTGCACACTGCCACAAAAGAGGGACAAGATGAAGTCTGCCATTGCgacaagaaagagagaaagagaaagaaaccaGACTAGTGCTGGACTTTGTAGAAATCTAGGTCAATATCTCCACCTAACAGGTTTGGcctcaaacaaaagaaaaaatgtccctttttgTCCCTCCGggtgatttttttggtgaaaattaTTCCAAAGTAAGCCCCTTTCTTTCCCCCGAACAGACTAACAAACATATACAGGAAGAGACATATTGTAATTGTTACAGATAATTTTTTAGGCAGCATCTCACCTCATTGATGGACTCGACGAGGACCTGATCGTACTCGCTGAGCGCCACAAGAAACATGATGGAGGTGACTTCCTCAAAACAGTGAatccacttcctcctctctgaACGCTGGCCGCCCACATCCACCATCCTACAGAAACAGGTTCAAGacatcattaaataaaaaaaaaaaaaaacagccagttttaatttttgtatttaaggCTGGgctaaaatgattatttaaatgaTTGAGTCCCTAATATAGATAATATGATAAGAGCTTTTTGAGAATCGATCATTCATAACACAGACATTAAGACCACAAGAAAACATCTTtctgttttgggggttttgatgatatttaaaataaatacaaaacataaccACTTAAAGttgaaagtgcttaaaaatatatccTAAGTACCTCACACGTTCtgcaccacccctcccctctcataaataacaaacaaacagtcacTCATATCTGAGTTTTATCTGTTTAAGTCTTATTACCTAATATCCGAAAATCGAGAGACTTTAATGGATTTACTACATTTCGAGAAAACTGTCATCATTTCCGTTTATGGCATCAAGGTTAGATCATGGGAATTGAAAATTTCACCTCCTCATATAATatcctgatttttaaaaaagccgaATTTAGTGTAATTCATTAATATAGTAACAAAACCAACTTCTAAAACTGGCCTGATTTGACACTGCTAATGAATATTGTGATGATACAGTATAAATGGGCCAAACAAGTCCATGGACCTCTGACAATTAATTATTAAACGAAGTCCAGCTGTGCTCCAACAAGACTATTAAAGACTAACAAGACATAATGGCTTCCGACTCATGCCTCCACTCCCACAACTGTGCTCTTTAAGCTCTACACAGGAAGAAGCAAGACTAAGAGTCTGCAGCCAGGCTatcagctctgtgaggctgcacttaAGCACAGAGGTGCCTTGAGCCTTGAGCATGCCATCATCCACTATGACAATGCAAATATTCTGATGAGTATGTTTAACATGTTCACCATGCCGACATTTAGTAGCAGTGAATACAAAGGCTGATgtgaatgtcattagttttacaaatattaaaggtctagtgtgtcaAATTTAGTGGCACCTAGTGATGAggttgcagactgcaaccaactgaaacttctcccctCTGCTGTGAAGAAGAAGTACGATAGCTGACACAAAAACGTGAATGGGCGTATCTAGAGCCGGTGTTTAGTTTGTCGTTTCTTGTCTGGGCTGCTGAAGAAACAACATGGAGCCCGTTCTGGATGTAAATGTGAatgactcattctaaggtaacaaaaaaacaatgattcctcgtttcaggtgattataaactcatgagaacatagttatgaatattatgtaccatttctgccagtaaatcctcctaaatcctacacattgacCATTGACAGGGGCACGAATGTATACACCAACTTCAGTGGTAATCTAACCTATAGCTgatgacacattttacaaaaaatactcATGGGGGCGctaaagaaaaagttttcagtCATCACATATCACCTGACAATTCAGGTACGCTGTGCAGGTGAGAGACTGTGTAACAGGAAGCATTGCTCGGGTGGTCGCCAGATAAAATGCAGAATTTAACTGCACAACAGTTGCTATCAGAGACAAAAAGGTCAGCAAGCCTGTAATTTGTTATAGATACACACTGGCTGATGTAGCGTCTTTTCTTCCGGAAAATGGTCGCATGACTTGGGCATAACCAATCAGAGAAAAACACGTCATGGCTTATAGCGTTAATCAGAAAACGAACGGGGGTGTCCACATCGGCGTTTCCAAACTGTTGCATTTACGGGCTGCTAAAACCCTGGATAAGTAAGGATGCCTAGCTGAAACGTGGAAATACTGGTTAAATCTAAAGCGTAGTAATATGGAGGCAGCCTATGACCTTGACTATGACCTTGgctacaatgtaaccactctgggaTAAAGACTCACCTGAACACCACATTCTCCAGGTCAAAGGGGTACTCTATGATACCTGTTGTAGGCACCCTGACCCTCAGGACGTCCTGCTGCGTTGGCAGATAAGCTGTATCAGATATTCGGTCCATGTCATTCAGATAGCTGTTAACACAGGAGGACAACCCagagttaaaaaatattaaaaaattaaaaaacaggaaaaggacaGGGGAGACAATTATTGTTGTATATTCACATCATGAATGTTTCTGCTTCAGCCACTTGAATATAAGTGAGAATTTAaatggtggtttttttttttgcctttaagcCTTTTGTCAACCTTAAATGGAATAATCACTGAGCCTTCTGAGCACATTAAACAGACAACTAGCAGATGAAACAATGGAAACTGTTTGGCAACCTCTCTGGAGTTATTAGTTTCTGTTTACACTCACTATTTGGCTGAGTCTGAGAGCTGGTATTCCCTCTTACGATTGTAACATTCCTGAATCCCCGGGTCGCTCCACAGACTCTTGATGGCATCCACATAAGGGTTCATTAATGTTGTGACCTTCTCCACATCAACCGCACGGATAATACTGGCGTTTGTCTGAAGAACAAATGAATGACACACTGAAATGAATGACATAATCCAAGAGAAATATATAGAGATTTATGATGATATCActttatgttttcatgcattGTTGCTGTAGAGCTATGGAagataaaaatcattaaaagctTCATGGTGCGGTGTTTAACATATTGGCAGAATTCTAGTTTAAAACATTCGAAAACTTAACTAACAATTTTGACACTACGCCAAAGATGTATTTTGTTGCAGAGATGCACAACCCACTGAATATGCACAGTCGTGTTTCTCCCGGTTGCCCAGCCTGATTTTTAAATCGCTTATTTCAGCTCAAGAAAAgttttacatataaaacatCCATTGATCAAAAATTCACACTAGACAGAGCTATaatggggaaaatgctttttgggccacagggatttttttttgcaataccAAAAAATAGTAGCCACTCGGAAAAAATTGACTGAGCGGCTTTCCTGGGAGCTTAGTAAAGCCTTAGTCATGTTTTGGCGCTCTAGATTTTTGATCAGTGTCGCTTGACAGAAATGACCTCTTTTCGACAGAAACAAAGTGTCGCTGCCCCAAATTAGTTAAGGTGCATTACACATTGCACCttaaaccctttaacacctcccactaacatttaaacctcgtaaatgtgaaaataaaatggttttacttctttcaaaaacatgggaaaaaaacaaaatgagcaatgaggcaaaaaatgtcctgcaaactccaaaaaataactaaaaagtaTCAGAGAAATTAGCTGGAAACTAGTAagggaggattattagatatgatcaaaagACAAAgggaaatgtccataaaatggtctttacatatttaaaattatgtcattgaaaaaaaggggattttttttaagcactgtctTGAGatcattttgttgcttttttaacttctttgttttattatttttattttatatattttccggtagttttcttgcaaattttgggccatttttttgttaagttgctcgtcaccctcttctcatgttttgaaaaaaatcgaGCCAATTCACACAAGTTTCAAAGTAACTATATTTTTGGGCTTTctgctgcatgtttttaaacaatGCATGTTTATAAATTATGTTATGTAACCTGTATGCTGAGTCATCAGCAAGACTTGGATCACATCATTTGTAGactagagctgcaacaattaaatGGCAACTCAACAAGTCTTTGTTttcaagcacaaaaaaaccaaatatttgATGGTTCCAGCTCTTTCAAATTTGTTGCTTTCCCTTTTCTGAATATTACATGAAATTTAATTTCTATGGGTTTTGGATGTTTGATCTGACAAAACAATTGATCACCTTTATGACGGTTAACTGATCTTCTGTAGAGCAAACAAATAGAAAATTactcaaatgtgaaaataatgatgagctgcagctcaaGAATACACTTTAATGTACACTAAAATGTACacttaacataaaataaagacacacacacaacccacaTTTTCTGGATTTGTAAAGCGATGTCCTCCATCTTCCTGGAACTCCCGATCTTTCTATTTTACCCTCACTGCCCTGATTTATGTctgattaataataaatatttcctTGACTGCATTCCAGTTCTTCACCCACAGAGCAATCTTTGAGCCAGAAAACACTTGTAAAATTCTGCACAAGCTGGTTGGAGTACTTTTATGTTCACTCATGGGTCATATTCTGAGTCTATTTACTGTTGCCCGGGACTTTGGCATTATCGCAGGGGAGGAGTAACTTCACATCAATAAACAGGCTTTTGCAGATATACTGCAATTGTCATTTTGTTGACTGGCTGCTGTGTTTGATGTTCTGATGGTATCTTCCACTAATACAGTTATAAAGAAGATATTGTGACCCTGCCATGATACAAATGTCTATGCGATGCTATACAGTTGTAAATTTGAAAGTTATAAAATACATCTTTACACACTGTAAATGAGTATAATCAGTTTATTACAATACTGTTAACTCCAATAAAACCAATACTATCTAAGGAGCCGTTTGCTGTCGTATGTCAACACATAGTACGGAAACAATATGAGGTAATTgtcctgttttctgttgtttggcTGGAATGGGCACAGGAGATTTTATGAGAGTTCAAAACAACctgagacttttatttttaattcttttttttctaacatttcacCCTCAAATGCCTTTCCCTTTTTGAGCATCTTATAAAATTGATTTCATGGCTCCTGCTTCAGCACTTTCATGCTCCCACTCTTTTCTTTGTAGAAATGATGGGACACATTTAAATAGATCTTTAGAAGCTGCCATGCCAGcctgtttttttcatacatcTTTATTTACTTCTTTTCTCTCCATTCCCCAACCCCAGGGATCcccaaaaaaaattagcaatttactaaaaactcacttttactTTCAACAAATACTCAAAGCATACAATTAACTGTTTGCTTAGCCCTCCCACCTTAGTTATTCGCccttttttcacagaaattgtGCTATAGAGCTGCTAAGTCCCctctttttgctgcttttgtagTTTTACTTGTAACTACACTGCAATATActactccagtgtgtgattttagacagcatgctggaatcacaaaagcaaaagaggcgtgacagtTGTGACATGGGCGAGAGGCGTAACGTTTGATACAACAGCGTTGGCCTCTGGTGTACCATCCGCATGCACAATAATATTAGCACATCATCAAATTAGgtggaggacaaaaaaagtggatatattgataaTGGTATTGCTTATCGGCCAAATAAGTTCTTTACATCGGAAGAtgggatatcagcaaaaaatttAATATCATGTATCCGAAGTGTAACATATAATAAATGCACTGGCAGCACTTtcatggcaataacaataatttactgtTCCTATAATATGAtagctgatctcatcctctgctcggagggtaaagAGCTCTCGAATCTCagtgttttcccaatttgtggacTCAAGGCACAGGCCTTTGATAACTTAAACTGCAGAAGGTACCAGGTAGcctttaaaatttattttagagATCAATCTGCTCCTATATGCcctattaaatatttgttactGCAATATGCTGTTAATACAAACTCAACACTTCCTGTATCAGTTAAGCCCTGTAGTGTTTCAGTCGAAAGTCTAGTTAGCGAATAGTCACTTGGCTTCTTGACCTCTCTGACCTTCAGCCTCTGCCGTTCAATACTAATATCTGCACGCTGCGTGACAAACACTGGCATCCTGTGAGCTTACACAGAACACCACCCTCACTCAGAGgctgagaaagacagaaattgtAACCCGTGTGCTGACTCAGACTTAATTAATGCTGTAAAAGGTCGACAACAGCCACATGACAACCCCCCCCCTCCAGCTGCTGTCACCGGACACAGGCAGTGGACTCTTCTCATC encodes:
- the LOC121960007 gene encoding guanine nucleotide-binding protein G(q) subunit alpha-like, with translation MTLMSVGACCLSPEAKEARRINDEIERQLRRDKRDSRREYKLLLLGTGESGKSTFIKQMRIIHGRGYSDEDKRGFKRLVYQNIFTAMQAMIQAMTTLHIPYKYEHNETNASIIRAVDVEKVTTLMNPYVDAIKSLWSDPGIQECYNRKREYQLSDSAKYYLNDMDRISDTAYLPTQQDVLRVRVPTTGIIEYPFDLENVVFRMVDVGGQRSERRKWIHCFEEVTSIMFLVALSEYDQVLVESINENRMEESMALFRTIITYKWFKESSVILFLNKIDLLEEKIMHSHLVDYFPEYDGPQRDVKAGKQFILDMFVSLNPNEKKIIYSHFTCATDTDNIRFVFSAVKDHILHTNLEVYNLV